In a single window of the Equus quagga isolate Etosha38 chromosome 7, UCLA_HA_Equagga_1.0, whole genome shotgun sequence genome:
- the LOC124241656 gene encoding hemoglobin subunit zeta: MSLTKAERTMVVSIWGKISMQADAVGTEALQRLFYSYPQTKTYFPHFDLHEGSPQLRAHGSKVAAAVGDAVKSIDNVAGALAKLSELHAYILRVDPVNFKFLSHCLLVTLASRLPADFTADAHAAWDKFLSIVSSVLTEKYR; encoded by the exons ATGTCTCTGACCAAGGCTGAGAGGACCATGGTCGTGTCCATATGGGGCAAGATCTCCATGCAGGCGGATGCCGTGGGCACCGAGGCCCTGCAGAG GCTCTTCTACAGCTACCCGCAGACCAAGACCTACTTCCCGCACTTCGACCTGCACGAGGGCTCCCCGCAGCTGCGCGCGCACGGCTCCAAGGTGGCGGCCGCCGTGGGCGACGCGGTCAAGAGCATCGACAACGTGGCGGGCGCGCTGGCCAAGCTGAGCGAGCTGCACGCCTACATCCTGCGCGTGGACCCGGTCAACTTCAAG TTCCTGTCCCACTGTCTGCTGGTCACGCTGGCCTCGCGCCTCCCCGCCGACTTCACGGCCGACGCCCACGCCGCCTGGGACAAGTTCCTGTCCATCGTGTCCAGCGTCCTGACGGAGAAGTACCGCTGA